A part of Lacinutrix sp. 5H-3-7-4 genomic DNA contains:
- a CDS encoding RDD family protein, with translation MKEFQIETAQNIAIEQNAASIVDRMLGYIIDSAIIYIYIILVYLLLIKLDLDPRDSWAIYLLCSLPAFLYYVLLETFWDGQTVGKSLVKTRVVKLDGSKAGFGNYFVRWILRLVDVVFTSGGLATLTILLKGNGQRVGDIAAGTTVITEKRKVKLSDTIIKEIDPSYIPKYSQVTLFKDAEIQTIKTVFEDAKRHGNHNVILKLNNRVKEVMQVEPIETPVEFLNTVLKDYNYYTQNM, from the coding sequence ATGAAGGAATTTCAAATAGAAACGGCTCAAAATATAGCGATTGAGCAAAATGCCGCAAGTATTGTAGATAGGATGCTTGGTTACATTATAGACTCTGCAATTATATATATTTATATAATACTTGTATACTTACTATTAATAAAATTAGATTTAGATCCGCGCGATTCTTGGGCTATATATTTATTATGTTCACTTCCTGCTTTTCTATATTATGTACTATTAGAAACATTTTGGGACGGACAAACCGTTGGTAAAAGTTTAGTGAAAACACGCGTTGTAAAATTAGATGGTTCTAAAGCTGGATTTGGTAATTATTTTGTACGCTGGATTTTACGTTTGGTAGATGTTGTATTCACCAGTGGCGGATTAGCAACCTTAACTATTTTATTAAAAGGAAATGGGCAGCGTGTTGGAGATATTGCAGCAGGAACTACCGTAATTACTGAAAAACGAAAGGTAAAATTAAGCGATACAATTATTAAAGAAATAGATCCATCTTATATACCAAAATACAGTCAAGTTACTTTATTTAAAGATGCAGAAATACAAACCATAAAAACTGTTTTTGAAGATGCAAAACGACACGGAAACCATAATGTTATTTTAAAACTTAATAATCGTGTTAAAGAGGTAATGCAAGTAGAACCAATAGAAACACCTGTTGAGTTTTTAAACACAGTACTTAAAGATTATAATTATTACACTCAAAATATGTAA
- a CDS encoding DUF58 domain-containing protein, whose amino-acid sequence MKFIKSLYLHNGFFVYLASASVCFLLSYWIPILFSIAWIITIVISVLFFTDLLLLYRFKKPITGRRLLPDKFSNSDENPVPITITNNYPFKTEISVIDELPVQFQKRDFEYLTQLQSNEVHDFTYNVRPVERGEYFFGNLNIYASSTLRIVKRKFQFQNEQMVAVYPSFIQMQKYDFLAMSNNLTAVGLKKIRRIGNTSEFEQIKDYIQGDDFRTVNWKATAKRGQLMVNQFQDEKSQPIYSIIDTGRVMKMPFNGLKLLDYAINSTLAFSNVALKKHDKVGMLTFSKTVDSFLPATQKLTYLNTILERLYNIDTQFSDSDYGMLYAQIKRKVTNRSLLLLYTNFEHISALKRQLPYLQAISKKHLLVVVIFENTELDELISQDAENLQAIYHKTIAEKFTYEKRLMVKELQKYGIQSILTAPEKLTVNTINKYLEIKSRGLL is encoded by the coding sequence ATGAAATTTATAAAATCACTTTACTTACACAACGGTTTCTTTGTCTATTTGGCAAGTGCATCAGTGTGTTTTTTATTATCGTATTGGATTCCTATTTTGTTTTCAATTGCATGGATAATTACTATTGTGATTTCTGTTTTATTTTTTACAGACCTACTTTTACTTTATCGTTTTAAAAAACCAATAACAGGAAGACGTTTATTACCAGATAAGTTTTCTAACAGCGACGAAAATCCTGTACCAATTACAATAACAAATAACTATCCATTTAAAACTGAAATTTCTGTTATAGATGAGTTACCGGTACAATTTCAAAAAAGAGATTTCGAGTACTTAACTCAATTACAGTCTAACGAAGTTCACGATTTTACATACAATGTTAGACCAGTAGAGCGTGGTGAATATTTTTTTGGAAATTTAAATATATACGCATCATCTACATTACGTATTGTAAAACGAAAATTTCAATTTCAAAACGAGCAAATGGTTGCTGTATACCCATCGTTTATTCAAATGCAGAAGTACGATTTTTTAGCCATGAGCAATAATTTAACTGCTGTTGGATTAAAAAAAATTAGACGTATTGGTAACACATCAGAGTTTGAACAAATAAAAGATTACATTCAAGGAGACGATTTTAGAACTGTAAATTGGAAAGCAACAGCTAAACGTGGCCAATTAATGGTTAATCAATTTCAAGATGAAAAATCACAACCTATATATTCTATAATAGACACAGGTCGTGTAATGAAAATGCCTTTTAATGGTTTAAAGCTATTAGATTATGCTATAAATTCTACATTAGCTTTTAGTAATGTTGCTTTAAAAAAGCATGATAAGGTAGGTATGCTCACGTTTTCTAAAACAGTAGATTCTTTTTTACCTGCTACACAAAAATTAACTTACTTAAATACTATTTTAGAACGTTTATATAATATAGACACACAGTTTTCAGATAGTGATTATGGTATGCTATATGCCCAAATAAAAAGAAAAGTCACTAACAGAAGCTTACTACTTTTATACACTAATTTTGAACACATTAGTGCTTTAAAAAGGCAATTACCATACTTACAAGCTATTTCTAAAAAGCACTTATTAGTGGTTGTAATTTTTGAAAACACAGAGTTAGATGAACTTATCTCTCAAGATGCCGAAAACCTTCAAGCTATTTATCACAAAACTATAGCCGAAAAATTTACTTACGAGAAACGCTTAATGGTAAAAGAGCTTCAAAAATATGGAATACAAAGTATTTTAACAGCTCCTGAAAAACTTACTGTAAATACCATTAATAAATATCTAGAAATAAAATCTAGAGGTTTATTATAA
- a CDS encoding DUF2141 domain-containing protein — translation MTSIKTTYNKNSKTLLLSFVILFFSFFSYAQESNTYNVTVTINNVKNSNGVVLLGLHNNTTFMKTKALKNVKSKIEDNKIHITFKDVKPGDYAIMAVHDENENNRMDFDSSGMPKESYGMSNNPMSYGPPQYGDAKFTVTDKDLKLNIRF, via the coding sequence ATGACTTCTATTAAAACAACTTACAACAAGAATAGCAAAACTTTACTTTTAAGCTTTGTCATATTATTTTTCTCATTTTTTAGTTATGCACAAGAAAGCAACACTTACAATGTAACAGTTACCATTAATAACGTAAAAAACAGTAATGGCGTGGTACTTTTAGGCTTACATAACAATACAACTTTCATGAAAACAAAAGCATTAAAAAATGTTAAAAGTAAAATAGAAGATAATAAAATACATATCACTTTTAAAGATGTTAAACCCGGTGATTATGCGATAATGGCTGTACATGATGAAAATGAAAATAATCGTATGGATTTTGATTCTAGTGGAATGCCAAAAGAAAGCTATGGTATGTCTAACAACCCAATGAGTTATGGTCCTCCACAATATGGTGATGCTAAATTTACGGTTACAGATAAAGATTTAAAGTTAAACATAAGATTTTAA
- a CDS encoding stage II sporulation protein M has protein sequence MREAAFVKQNKDKWLTFENVLSNKTSITPEALSSLYIEITDHLSYAKTFYPNSNTEVYLNGLASSAHQKIYKTKKESKNRIITFFTQEFPLMFTQHHRELLVAFLVFALFVAIGAFSAANEGDFVRGFLGDGYVNMTLDNIEKGDPMGVYKEQGEFNMFLGITLNNIKVALMAFGYGILLGIGSLFIMMQNGIMLGSFQYFFYQEGLLWESARTIWIHGTIEISVIIIAGCAGLVLGNSMLFPGTYTRLESFKRGAVNGLKILMSTIPFFILAGFLEGFVTRHTEMPDWLAIFIISSSLALILFYYVYYPIKLNKQKQQEKLANNQTNKNQQ, from the coding sequence ATGCGTGAAGCTGCTTTCGTAAAGCAAAATAAGGATAAATGGTTAACATTTGAAAATGTTCTATCAAATAAAACTTCTATAACTCCAGAAGCCTTATCAAGCCTTTATATTGAAATTACAGATCACTTAAGCTACGCTAAAACTTTTTACCCTAATAGTAATACAGAAGTCTACTTAAATGGGCTAGCTTCTTCTGCACATCAAAAAATTTATAAAACAAAAAAAGAATCTAAAAACAGGATTATTACTTTTTTCACTCAAGAGTTTCCTTTAATGTTTACACAACATCATAGAGAATTACTTGTAGCCTTTTTAGTATTTGCTCTTTTTGTTGCTATTGGCGCATTCTCTGCTGCTAACGAAGGTGATTTTGTTCGTGGTTTTTTGGGCGACGGTTATGTAAACATGACCTTAGATAATATTGAAAAAGGCGACCCAATGGGCGTTTATAAAGAGCAAGGCGAATTTAACATGTTTCTTGGCATAACATTAAATAATATAAAGGTAGCTTTAATGGCTTTTGGCTATGGTATTTTATTAGGTATTGGCTCTTTATTTATTATGATGCAAAACGGTATTATGCTTGGAAGTTTTCAATACTTTTTTTATCAAGAAGGATTACTTTGGGAATCGGCAAGAACCATTTGGATTCATGGAACTATAGAAATTTCGGTAATTATAATTGCTGGCTGTGCTGGTTTAGTTTTAGGAAACAGCATGCTCTTTCCTGGTACTTATACACGATTAGAATCTTTTAAACGTGGCGCTGTAAACGGACTAAAAATTTTAATGAGTACTATTCCATTTTTTATACTTGCAGGATTTTTAGAAGGCTTTGTTACAAGACATACCGAAATGCCAGACTGGCTAGCTATTTTTATTATTTCAAGTTCATTAGCCTTAATACTTTTTTATTATGTGTATTACCCAATAAAATTAAATAAGCAAAAACAACAGGAAAAACTTGCAAATAACCAAACGAACAAAAACCAACAATAA
- a CDS encoding tRNA-binding protein — protein sequence MSNTIQFEDFTKVDIRVGTIIEVNDFPEARNPAFKLVIDFGDLGVKKSSAQITTLYKKEELLNRQILAVVNFPKKQIGKFMSECLVIGAVDGKDVMLLNPEEQVKNGTPVS from the coding sequence ATGAGCAATACAATTCAATTTGAAGATTTTACAAAAGTCGATATTCGCGTTGGTACAATAATAGAGGTTAACGATTTTCCAGAAGCGAGAAATCCAGCTTTTAAACTGGTTATAGACTTTGGTGATTTGGGCGTTAAAAAATCTTCGGCACAAATTACAACGCTTTACAAAAAAGAAGAATTACTAAATAGGCAAATTTTGGCTGTCGTTAATTTTCCTAAAAAACAAATAGGTAAGTTTATGAGTGAATGTTTAGTTATAGGCGCTGTTGATGGTAAAGATGTAATGTTACTAAACCCTGAAGAGCAAGTGAAAAATGGAACGCCAGTGTCTTAA
- a CDS encoding trimeric intracellular cation channel family protein, with the protein MFYIIDILGTIAFSISGVLVALNKKMDAFGILIIAFVTAVGGGTLRDVLIGETPVSWMKDMTFVYVIFTSTILAVVFKTKIDYLRKSLFLFDTIGIGLYTVVGIERGISAGLHPIICIALGTMSACFGGVIRDILCNEIPIIFRKEIYATACILGGIAYFIIKRLPIEGNFVFIIAGLVVIITRILAVRFKLQLPNLYKD; encoded by the coding sequence ATGTTTTACATCATTGACATTTTAGGAACTATTGCTTTTTCAATTTCGGGAGTGTTAGTGGCGCTAAATAAAAAAATGGATGCTTTTGGTATTCTAATTATTGCCTTTGTTACAGCAGTTGGTGGCGGTACATTGCGAGATGTGCTTATTGGTGAAACACCAGTAAGCTGGATGAAAGATATGACCTTTGTTTATGTAATATTCACTTCTACAATATTAGCAGTTGTATTTAAAACCAAAATAGATTATTTACGAAAATCATTATTTCTTTTCGATACTATTGGTATAGGTTTGTATACTGTTGTAGGCATAGAACGTGGTATTTCGGCAGGATTGCATCCTATTATTTGTATTGCTTTAGGTACAATGTCTGCTTGTTTTGGTGGTGTAATACGCGATATTTTGTGTAACGAAATACCTATAATCTTTAGAAAAGAAATTTATGCAACGGCATGTATTTTAGGCGGTATAGCATATTTTATAATTAAACGTTTACCTATAGAAGGTAACTTTGTGTTTATTATAGCTGGTTTAGTTGTAATTATAACACGTATTTTAGCAGTAAGGTTTAAACTACAGTTACCTAACTTATATAAAGATTAA
- a CDS encoding MoxR family ATPase, which translates to MENQELEFNNRIPLEDLKNAANDIKAELGKVIVGQQEFIELLIVSLFADGHVLIEGVPGIAKTVTAKLFAKVLKTDFSRIQFTPDLMPSDVLGTSVLNMKTSEFEFHQGPIFSNIVLIDEINRAPAKTQAALFETMEERQATIDGTTYPFKSPFMVLATQNPIEQEGTYALPEAQLDRFIFKIKVDYPNLEDEIKIIQTHHERKGEKPQTLIEPILNANDIATYKKQIQSIVVEEKIIKYIAQLVSKTRNHPHLYLGGSPRASIAILNTAKTFAAINGRDFVTPEDVKKTLKPILNHRIILTPEREMEGMTTENVVDMIVQSVEVPR; encoded by the coding sequence ATGGAAAACCAAGAGTTAGAATTTAATAATAGAATCCCGTTAGAGGATTTAAAAAATGCAGCAAATGATATTAAAGCCGAGTTAGGCAAAGTAATTGTTGGCCAACAAGAATTTATAGAATTATTAATAGTTTCTCTATTTGCAGATGGTCACGTTTTAATTGAAGGTGTTCCAGGAATTGCAAAAACAGTTACAGCAAAACTATTTGCAAAGGTTTTAAAAACCGATTTTAGTCGTATTCAATTTACACCAGATTTAATGCCAAGTGACGTTTTAGGAACATCGGTTTTAAACATGAAAACATCAGAGTTTGAATTTCATCAAGGTCCTATTTTTTCTAACATTGTTTTAATAGACGAAATTAATCGTGCACCAGCAAAAACACAAGCTGCCCTTTTTGAAACTATGGAAGAACGCCAAGCAACTATAGATGGTACAACCTATCCATTTAAATCTCCTTTTATGGTTTTAGCCACGCAAAACCCAATTGAACAAGAAGGAACCTATGCTCTACCAGAAGCACAATTAGATAGGTTTATATTTAAAATAAAAGTAGATTACCCAAATCTAGAAGACGAAATTAAAATAATCCAAACGCATCATGAGCGTAAAGGAGAAAAGCCGCAAACACTTATTGAGCCTATTTTAAATGCTAATGATATTGCAACTTATAAAAAGCAAATACAATCTATTGTAGTTGAAGAAAAAATAATAAAATACATTGCCCAATTGGTTTCTAAAACAAGAAATCATCCACACTTATACCTTGGTGGTTCTCCAAGAGCCTCAATTGCAATATTAAATACTGCAAAAACTTTTGCTGCAATAAACGGAAGAGATTTTGTTACACCTGAAGATGTAAAAAAGACATTAAAACCTATACTAAACCATAGAATTATTTTAACACCAGAACGCGAAATGGAAGGCATGACTACAGAAAATGTTGTAGATATGATTGTGCAGTCTGTAGAAGTACCTAGATAA
- a CDS encoding hydrogen peroxide-inducible genes activator: MTITQLTYVLAVAEHQNFTKAAENCFVTQPTLSMQIQKLEDQLDVLIFDRSKKPIELTDVGAKIVNQARNIVNESYRIKDIVDQQKGFIGGEFKLGIIPTVMPTLLPMFLKSFIKKYPKVKLKIEELTTEEIITRINDGHLDAAIAATPLENENIKERVLYFEPFTAYVPKNHRLAEKKKLEVADLEIEDMLLLEDGHCFRDGVINLCKVFKDHTEDSFQLESGSIETLIRLSNEGLGMTLLPYLHTLEMGEKAKKNLHYFTEPSPAREVSIIYNKSELKMQIIEALQEVISGVIRGAIAFQNVQIISPLSK, translated from the coding sequence ATGACCATAACTCAATTAACGTACGTATTAGCTGTTGCAGAGCACCAAAATTTTACTAAAGCTGCAGAAAACTGTTTTGTAACGCAACCTACCTTAAGTATGCAAATTCAAAAATTAGAAGACCAATTAGATGTTTTAATTTTTGATAGAAGTAAAAAGCCAATTGAATTAACAGATGTTGGAGCAAAAATTGTAAACCAAGCTCGAAATATTGTAAACGAGTCTTACCGTATAAAAGATATTGTAGATCAACAAAAAGGATTTATAGGAGGTGAATTTAAATTAGGAATTATACCAACTGTAATGCCCACGTTGTTGCCCATGTTTTTAAAAAGTTTTATAAAAAAGTACCCTAAAGTAAAACTTAAAATTGAAGAACTTACAACCGAGGAAATAATCACTCGTATAAACGATGGCCATTTAGATGCTGCTATTGCTGCTACACCGTTAGAAAATGAAAATATAAAAGAACGTGTACTTTATTTTGAACCTTTCACAGCTTATGTTCCTAAAAATCATAGACTAGCAGAAAAGAAAAAATTAGAAGTTGCAGATCTTGAAATTGAAGACATGCTACTTTTAGAAGACGGCCACTGTTTTAGAGATGGCGTTATTAATTTATGTAAAGTTTTTAAAGACCATACAGAGGATAGTTTCCAACTTGAAAGCGGAAGTATAGAAACATTAATAAGACTCTCTAACGAAGGTTTAGGGATGACATTATTACCATACTTACACACACTGGAAATGGGAGAAAAAGCGAAGAAAAATCTACACTATTTCACAGAGCCATCTCCAGCACGAGAAGTAAGTATTATTTATAATAAGAGTGAATTAAAAATGCAAATTATTGAAGCGCTACAAGAAGTAATTTCTGGCGTTATACGTGGTGCTATTGCATTTCAAAATGTTCAAATTATTAGTCCGTTATCTAAATAA
- a CDS encoding DUF4350 domain-containing protein, whose product MDKKGKIYIGLTILVVVLIVILEYNKPQELNWFPSYAKHHKIPFGSYVLHEQLERIFTKENIIDVERPPFEYLNKNTINGTYFFMNADVTFDKAELDKLLSWTAKGNTLAIASETISSKILDTLNLERSFVSNFDNIKNQYQFHLEERTLKTNEKYRFDKANFVYYFNKIDSLNTTVIGQVSNVSETDSVVNKRYTNVIKQPFGDGEIIINLFPQAYTNYFMLEEPNYNYTAGLLSYINPNETIYFDNHYKSGKKIATSPLYVFLKAKELKWAYYIMLIGVLFYILFEGKRKQRAIPVVKPLRNQTLDFTRTIANMYYENSKHQDIAQHKIQHFMDYIRTQLHLNTNSIDEAFLKNLAARSNNDFEATKTLFKTIENISNQKNISKEALEKLNTLIEKFKSHNTWKTKS is encoded by the coding sequence TTGGATAAAAAAGGAAAAATATACATTGGGTTAACTATTTTAGTGGTGGTGCTAATTGTAATTTTAGAATACAATAAACCACAAGAATTAAACTGGTTTCCTAGCTATGCTAAGCATCACAAAATTCCTTTTGGTTCTTATGTTTTGCATGAACAATTAGAGCGTATTTTTACTAAAGAAAATATAATTGATGTAGAGCGACCACCTTTTGAGTATTTAAATAAAAATACCATAAACGGCACGTATTTTTTTATGAATGCCGATGTTACTTTTGACAAAGCCGAGTTAGATAAACTTTTAAGCTGGACAGCAAAAGGCAACACACTAGCCATAGCATCTGAAACTATTTCTTCAAAAATTTTAGACACCTTAAATTTAGAACGCTCCTTTGTAAGTAATTTTGATAATATTAAAAACCAATATCAATTTCACCTTGAAGAAAGGACTCTAAAAACCAACGAAAAATACAGGTTCGACAAAGCTAATTTTGTTTACTATTTTAATAAAATAGATAGTTTAAACACAACCGTTATTGGGCAAGTTTCAAATGTTTCAGAAACAGACTCTGTAGTAAATAAACGTTATACAAACGTTATTAAACAACCTTTTGGCGATGGCGAAATTATAATTAATTTATTTCCGCAGGCATACACAAATTACTTTATGCTAGAAGAACCAAATTACAATTATACAGCTGGACTTTTATCGTACATAAACCCAAACGAAACCATTTATTTTGATAACCATTATAAATCTGGCAAAAAAATAGCCACGTCTCCACTCTATGTATTTTTAAAAGCCAAAGAGTTAAAATGGGCCTATTACATCATGCTAATTGGTGTTTTATTTTATATTCTTTTTGAAGGAAAACGAAAACAACGTGCAATACCTGTAGTAAAACCTTTGCGTAACCAAACACTAGATTTTACACGTACAATTGCAAATATGTACTATGAAAACAGTAAACATCAAGATATCGCTCAACATAAAATCCAACATTTTATGGATTATATTAGAACGCAATTACATTTAAATACAAATAGTATAGATGAGGCATTTTTAAAAAACTTAGCAGCAAGAAGCAATAACGATTTTGAAGCTACAAAAACGCTTTTTAAAACTATAGAAAACATTTCAAATCAAAAAAATATTTCTAAAGAAGCATTAGAAAAACTAAACACTTTAATAGAAAAATTTAAATCGCATAACACATGGAAAACCAAGAGTTAG
- a CDS encoding OmpA family protein, with protein MKPLGRSILILLCIILSHASFSQTKNNPWLVNFGANAINNPVRDQDLDGRFKTWNLNAAGFRLSVGRLITNKVTFESVFSLNSIEENTPISEELQGVEYPYISLDGMFKYQFTKGLGLLDPYATLGGGYTWLDTIGAGTVAGGVGVNIWVGDRFGFNIQSVYKHAFKEYGLQHYQHSAGIVFRFGGKDTDGDGINDDVDACPDLFGIIEANGCPDADGDSVIDSEDLCPNDFGPTTMRGCPDNDGDGTPDKYDKCPTVKGAINDDGCPRIDTDGDGIDDRFDKCPKQPGVKENQGCPKVLTPQEKQQLANLERQKNLDRNAKIKQQVTNDINNYCKAIVFNYGKTSLSPEGKKALDEIYKIMNLQKNMKFHVTGHTDNVGSKATNLALSEKRAASVKNYLITKGISNSRVTSQGYGEENPIADNSTNEGRIKNRRIEIYITN; from the coding sequence ATGAAACCATTAGGTCGTTCTATCCTTATTTTATTGTGCATAATTTTATCGCATGCCTCTTTTTCTCAAACAAAAAACAATCCTTGGTTAGTAAACTTTGGTGCCAATGCTATTAATAATCCTGTTCGCGATCAAGATTTAGATGGGCGCTTTAAAACCTGGAATTTAAACGCAGCAGGATTTAGATTATCTGTTGGCCGTTTAATTACCAATAAAGTAACATTCGAAAGTGTTTTTTCTCTAAACTCAATTGAAGAAAACACACCAATTAGTGAAGAACTTCAAGGAGTAGAATATCCATACATTTCTTTAGACGGTATGTTTAAATATCAATTTACAAAAGGTTTAGGTTTATTAGATCCATACGCAACTCTTGGTGGTGGTTATACATGGCTTGATACAATTGGAGCAGGAACAGTAGCTGGCGGTGTTGGCGTAAATATTTGGGTTGGAGACCGTTTTGGTTTTAATATACAATCTGTTTACAAACATGCTTTTAAAGAATATGGCTTACAACATTACCAACACTCTGCAGGTATTGTATTTAGATTTGGAGGAAAAGATACAGATGGCGATGGTATTAATGATGATGTAGATGCTTGCCCAGATTTATTTGGTATTATAGAAGCAAACGGTTGCCCAGATGCAGATGGCGACTCGGTAATTGATAGTGAAGATTTATGCCCTAATGATTTTGGACCAACAACTATGCGTGGATGTCCAGATAACGATGGTGATGGCACACCAGATAAGTACGATAAATGTCCTACTGTTAAAGGTGCTATTAACGATGATGGCTGCCCAAGAATTGACACAGATGGTGATGGCATTGATGATAGATTTGATAAATGCCCAAAACAACCTGGTGTTAAAGAAAACCAAGGTTGCCCTAAAGTTTTAACACCGCAAGAAAAACAACAACTTGCAAATTTAGAACGCCAAAAAAATTTAGATAGAAATGCTAAAATTAAACAACAAGTTACTAACGATATTAATAATTATTGTAAAGCTATAGTTTTTAACTACGGAAAAACCTCACTAAGTCCAGAAGGAAAAAAAGCTTTAGATGAAATTTATAAAATTATGAATCTTCAAAAAAACATGAAATTTCATGTTACAGGTCATACAGATAATGTTGGGTCTAAAGCAACAAATTTAGCTTTGTCTGAAAAACGTGCAGCCTCTGTAAAAAACTATTTAATTACAAAAGGCATTAGCAATAGTAGAGTAACTTCTCAAGGTTACGGTGAAGAAAATCCAATAGCAGATAATAGTACTAATGAAGGACGTATTAAAAACAGAAGAATTGAAATTTACATAACCAATTAA
- a CDS encoding PUR family DNA/RNA-binding protein has translation MHNNEMMEKEEIYSKVLRAGRRTYFFDVRATKAGDYYLTITESKKFTNDDGSFHYKKHKIYLYKEDFSEFNSILQEMTDYVIAEKGDEVISDRHQKDFKKEYNTPTPSTEATATVEETTSTQTAESRFTDIDFDDI, from the coding sequence ATGCATAATAACGAGATGATGGAGAAAGAGGAAATTTACTCGAAAGTTTTAAGAGCCGGAAGACGTACTTATTTTTTTGATGTTCGCGCTACTAAAGCAGGAGATTATTATTTAACAATCACTGAGAGTAAAAAATTTACAAACGACGATGGATCGTTTCATTATAAGAAACATAAAATTTACTTGTATAAAGAAGATTTTTCTGAGTTCAATTCTATTTTACAAGAAATGACAGATTATGTTATAGCAGAAAAAGGAGACGAAGTTATAAGTGATCGTCACCAAAAAGATTTCAAAAAAGAATACAACACTCCTACTCCAAGCACAGAAGCAACTGCTACAGTAGAAGAAACAACATCTACTCAAACTGCAGAAAGCAGATTTACAGATATTGATTTTGATGATATTTAA
- a CDS encoding Dps family protein, producing the protein MTLNRIGLDTDKTKDIAKDLNGLLANFQTYYQNLRGIHWNIRGKNFFDLHVKFEELYTDANAKVDALAERILTLGETPLHTFEAYLQSAKVPVGKNISKDEEAVQLIVDSISELLKIERQILDKAGDANDEGTSAMMSDLITEQEKTVWMMNAWLGKSI; encoded by the coding sequence ATGACACTAAATAGAATAGGATTAGATACAGATAAAACAAAAGACATTGCTAAAGATTTAAATGGTTTATTAGCAAATTTTCAAACGTACTACCAAAATTTAAGAGGAATTCACTGGAATATAAGAGGGAAGAATTTTTTTGATTTACATGTTAAATTTGAAGAACTTTATACAGATGCCAATGCAAAAGTAGATGCTTTAGCAGAGCGTATTCTAACTTTAGGTGAAACGCCTTTGCATACTTTTGAAGCTTACTTACAAAGTGCAAAAGTGCCTGTAGGAAAAAATATTTCGAAAGATGAAGAAGCAGTACAGTTAATAGTAGATTCTATTTCAGAATTGTTAAAAATTGAACGTCAAATACTTGATAAAGCTGGTGATGCTAATGATGAAGGTACAAGTGCAATGATGAGTGATTTAATTACAGAACAAGAAAAAACAGTTTGGATGATGAATGCTTGGTTAGGAAAAAGTATTTAA